A window of Malania oleifera isolate guangnan ecotype guangnan chromosome 5, ASM2987363v1, whole genome shotgun sequence contains these coding sequences:
- the LOC131155522 gene encoding adenylate isopentenyltransferase 3, chloroplastic has product MKISTLMMCNQAPLPMNIQTPRLMNMDLFSPMREKKIEKVVVVMGATGAGKSHLSIDLASRFPAEIINCDKIQVYEGLDIVTNKATEEEKRGVPHHLLGIANPNADFTAANFCDAAILALKLISGRSCLPIIAGGSNSYIEALVENEDYKFRSRYDCCFLWVDVSAPVLHSFVSKRVDQMIENGMVEEVRKFFDPEANYRWGIRRAIGIPELDRYLRAELSLEEAIREIKENTCKLACRQLEKIHRLGNVKGWKLHRVDATDVFRREGKEAAQAWEELVVAPSTKIVRDFLLEKLIPSSFSSNAAAAQPWKWQWRNQFYEEGVGASLYSAACRHEDSINSRTKAVEEDAINLKLPTAMRSPAFSCKVSNK; this is encoded by the coding sequence ATGAAGATTTCCACGCTCATGATGTGCAACCAAGCTCCACTTCCAATGAATATCCAAACTCCTAGGCTCATGAACATGGACCTCTTTAGCCCCATGAGGGAGAAAAAGATAGAAAAGGTAGTGGTCGTGATGGGGGCAACCGGAGCCGGCAAGTCACACCTCTCCATTGATCTCGCTTCCCGCTTTCCGGCCGAGATCATAAACTGCGACAAAATACAAGTGTACGAGGGACTAGACATAGTGACAAACAAGGCCACGGAAGAAGAAAAGCGCGGCGTCCCCCACCACCTGTTAGGGATAGCAAACCCTAATGCAGACTTCACTGCAGCGAATTTTTGTGATGCAGCAATCCTCGCCCTCAAATTGATATCGGGGCGTAGCTGCCTCCCCATCATAGCCGGAGGCTCCAACTCCTATATTGAGGCTTTGGTCGAGAATGAAGACTACAAGTTTCGGTCACGGTATGACTGTTGTTTCCTTTGGGTGGACGTCTCCGCCCCGGTGCTTCACTCCTTTGTGTCGAAGCGAGTGGATCAAATGATCGAAAACGGAATGGTGGAGGAGGTGAGAAAGTTTTTCGACCCAGAAGCAAATTACAGATGGGGAATTAGGAGAGCCATCGGCATCCCCGAGCTCGATCGGTACCTTCGAGCCGAGCTCTCTCTAGAGGAGGCAATCCGAGAGATCAAGGAAAATACGTGCAAGTTAGCGTGCAGGCAATTGGAGAAGATTCACAGACTTGGAAATGTGAAGGGGTGGAAGCTGCACCGGGTCGACGCCACTGACGTATTTAGGAGAGAGGGGAAGGAGGCAGCCCAGGCGTGGGAGGAGTTGGTGGTGGCTCCGAGCACAAAGATAGTGAGAGATTTTCTACTTGAAAAGCTTATTCCGAGTTCGTTCTCCTCCAATGCTGCGGCCGCGCAGCCGTGGAAATGGCAGTGGAGGAACCAATTTTATGAAGAGGGAGTGGGGGCTTCATTGTACAGTGCAGCCTGCAGACACGAGGATTCAATAAACAGTAGGACCAAGGCAGTGGAAGAAGATGCCATCAATTTGAAATTGCCAACCGCCATGCGAAGTCCGGCGTTCTCCTGCAAAGTCAGCAATAAATAA